One window of Nocardia nova SH22a genomic DNA carries:
- a CDS encoding ammonium transporter gives MPSTIDPAATAWLLASTALVLLMTPGLAIFYGGMVRTTGVLNMLMMSFISIPLVTVVWLLLGYTLAFGDDAGGGVIGNLEHFAMAGIDPGTVRSGIPELLYATFELAFAILTVALISGAIADRAKFSAWMVFVPLWALVVFAPIAHWVWGPNGWLISFGTLDFAGGLVVEIASGASALALALVLGPRIGFKVDAMRPHNLPFVLLGAGLLWFGWFGFNAGSAFRADGMAAAVFLNTLVAGCLGMLGWLIVEQIRDGRPTTFGAASGAVAGLVAITPSCGSVNTMGAVIVGLVAGVVCSFAVGWKFKAGYDDSLDVVGVHFTGGVVGTLLIGFLANRVMTGGPRGLLYGGGLGQLGKQAVGVIVVAAWAFGVSYLLGKLIDRLMGFRVSKEDEVGGIDFALHAETAYVEGVHGHAPRGIFGHGHGHGGERPGGDADH, from the coding sequence GTGCCCTCGACCATCGACCCCGCCGCCACGGCGTGGCTGTTGGCCAGCACCGCGCTGGTCCTCCTCATGACCCCCGGCCTGGCAATCTTCTACGGCGGCATGGTGCGCACCACCGGCGTGCTGAACATGCTGATGATGAGCTTCATCTCGATCCCGCTGGTGACGGTGGTGTGGCTGCTGCTCGGCTACACCCTGGCCTTCGGCGACGACGCCGGTGGCGGAGTGATCGGCAATCTCGAACACTTCGCGATGGCAGGCATCGATCCCGGCACCGTGCGCAGCGGTATCCCGGAGCTGCTGTACGCGACCTTCGAATTGGCCTTCGCGATCCTCACCGTCGCGCTGATCAGCGGCGCCATCGCCGATCGCGCGAAATTCTCGGCGTGGATGGTGTTCGTCCCACTCTGGGCGCTGGTGGTGTTCGCGCCGATCGCGCATTGGGTCTGGGGGCCGAACGGCTGGCTGATCTCGTTCGGCACCCTGGATTTCGCCGGTGGTCTCGTCGTCGAAATCGCTTCCGGCGCATCGGCTCTCGCGCTGGCACTGGTACTGGGACCGCGGATCGGATTCAAGGTCGACGCGATGCGGCCGCACAATCTGCCGTTCGTCCTGCTGGGCGCGGGCCTGCTGTGGTTCGGCTGGTTCGGCTTCAACGCGGGTTCGGCCTTCCGCGCCGACGGTATGGCCGCCGCGGTATTCCTGAACACGCTGGTCGCGGGCTGCCTCGGAATGCTGGGCTGGCTGATCGTGGAGCAGATCCGCGACGGGCGCCCGACCACCTTCGGCGCGGCCTCGGGCGCGGTGGCCGGACTGGTCGCGATCACACCGTCCTGTGGTTCGGTGAACACCATGGGCGCGGTGATCGTGGGCCTGGTGGCCGGTGTGGTGTGTTCGTTCGCGGTCGGCTGGAAATTCAAAGCGGGCTATGACGATTCGCTCGATGTGGTGGGTGTGCACTTCACCGGCGGTGTGGTCGGCACCCTGCTCATCGGATTCCTGGCGAACCGGGTGATGACCGGTGGGCCGCGCGGGCTGCTCTACGGCGGCGGGCTGGGCCAGCTCGGTAAGCAGGCGGTCGGCGTGATCGTGGTCGCGGCCTGGGCCTTCGGGGTGTCGTATCTGCTCGGCAAGCTGATCGATCGGCTGATGGGCTTCCGGGTCAGCAAGGAGGACGAGGTCGGCGGTATCGACTTCGCGCTGCATGCCGAGACCGCCTACGTCGAGGGTGTGCACGGACATGCGCCGCGCGGGATCTTCGGCCACGGCCACGGCCACGGCGGCGAACGCCCCGGCGGTGATGCGGATCACTGA
- a CDS encoding DNA polymerase III subunit gamma and tau — translation MALYRKYRPATFAEVVGQEHVTDPLSTALDTGRISHAYLFSGPRGCGKTSSARILARSLNCVEGPTSRPCGVCSSCVALAPGGAGNLDVIELDAASHGGVDDTRELRDRAFYAPAESRYRVFIVDEAHMVTTAGFNALLKIVEEPPAHLIFIFATTEPEKVLPTIRSRTHHYPFRLLPPATMRGLLGKICDQEQVQVEESVYPLVIRAGGGSPRDSLSVLDQLLAGAGPEGVTYPRALALLGVTDIALIDEAIEALATDDGAALFATVDRVVEAGHDPRRFATDLLERIRDLILLRAVPDAAQRNLVTGPGDVIDRMAAQADSIGPATLARYAELLHEGLGDMRGATAPRLLLEVICARMLLPSVSEAESAALQRLERLERRVESGVPTAPAGPSTASAASAGAPAAASAPPARSGAPAGESRRRGAEALAAMREKKSAPHPAQRAQSPAGPPETSAPARSAADAPADRAAGPGSIDHAANNTAAEQNSSAVPGSVVEPPADAGTTTSAEPSRSQVGAPSAGTDRSGGTASADVAPAADGAEQGAADRDTTAPAGGASGATAHAADEARPSDDQDVPDSRTATGGSSSAAAAHPADDAQPGAPDSAASVAADNAASVSATAPAQGPTGATAPTADDAGLIGADPDAVVSGADGDRTTSAADPRDRAAPADSRESAHAGAADGPDAVERSDGGSEHPAADAGLSGTGTAGDAPACGSGAAATPPSSAGDPLSDGTTGPAPGGVADTEHSADTAQPVESGPAQEEAAASDPAQSPATEDATPASEQISAGASGADILREIEAAWADIRAKARESSAALNALLSGSAGAVRVEDDTIVFAHPHAPLAQRLSTPQNVDAVRAAVHAVIGRQYGVRWEVGSGAPADAGGAGKASGRPQARGGAEQSGGRGVRGDSSGQSQPPRFVRPSQNQAQSPDGDTRGGQTDTRGAAVDRRDNPAQGQRREFRPPRSAAGADRSAPDDDIPPPDAPDYPDDPGPSDYSPVGYDGVPPALTPEEEQEMLAESARPVPPEQRRDPDEVALELLRTELGATRMGG, via the coding sequence GTGGCTCTGTACCGGAAGTATCGACCGGCAACCTTCGCCGAGGTAGTGGGGCAGGAGCACGTCACCGATCCGCTGAGTACCGCACTGGACACCGGCCGGATCAGTCATGCCTATCTGTTCTCCGGCCCGCGAGGTTGTGGCAAGACGTCCTCCGCGCGCATCCTGGCGCGTTCGCTCAACTGTGTCGAGGGGCCGACCTCGCGACCGTGCGGGGTGTGCTCGTCCTGCGTGGCGCTGGCGCCCGGCGGGGCCGGGAATCTCGATGTGATCGAACTAGACGCGGCCAGCCACGGAGGCGTGGACGATACGCGAGAGCTGCGCGATCGTGCCTTCTACGCCCCGGCGGAATCGCGCTACCGGGTGTTCATCGTGGACGAGGCGCACATGGTCACCACGGCCGGTTTCAACGCGCTGCTCAAGATCGTCGAGGAACCGCCCGCCCATCTGATCTTCATCTTCGCGACCACCGAGCCGGAGAAGGTGCTGCCGACGATTCGCTCGCGCACCCACCACTATCCGTTCCGGCTGCTGCCGCCGGCCACCATGCGCGGGCTGCTCGGCAAGATCTGCGATCAGGAGCAGGTCCAGGTCGAGGAGTCGGTGTATCCGCTGGTGATCCGGGCCGGTGGTGGTTCGCCGCGCGACAGTCTCAGCGTGCTCGATCAGCTGCTGGCCGGTGCGGGTCCGGAGGGGGTCACCTACCCGCGGGCCCTGGCGCTGCTGGGTGTCACCGATATCGCCCTGATCGACGAGGCGATCGAGGCGCTGGCCACCGACGACGGCGCCGCCCTCTTCGCGACCGTCGACCGGGTGGTCGAGGCCGGACACGATCCGCGCCGCTTCGCCACCGATCTGCTCGAGCGCATCCGCGATCTGATCCTGCTGCGCGCGGTTCCCGATGCCGCCCAACGCAATCTGGTCACCGGCCCCGGCGATGTCATCGACCGGATGGCGGCCCAGGCCGACAGCATCGGCCCCGCCACCCTCGCCCGCTACGCCGAACTCCTGCATGAGGGCCTGGGCGATATGCGCGGCGCGACAGCTCCGCGCCTGCTGCTCGAGGTCATCTGCGCCCGCATGTTGCTGCCCTCGGTATCGGAGGCGGAATCGGCTGCGCTGCAGCGACTCGAGCGGCTGGAACGGCGGGTGGAGTCGGGGGTTCCGACCGCACCGGCCGGTCCGTCCACCGCGTCCGCGGCATCGGCGGGCGCGCCCGCAGCCGCCTCCGCACCGCCTGCGCGGTCCGGAGCTCCGGCCGGTGAATCGCGCCGCCGCGGCGCCGAGGCTCTCGCCGCGATGCGGGAGAAGAAGAGCGCCCCGCATCCCGCGCAGCGCGCGCAATCTCCCGCGGGTCCGCCGGAAACTTCCGCACCCGCCCGGAGTGCGGCGGACGCTCCGGCGGACCGAGCGGCCGGGCCCGGCTCCATCGACCATGCGGCGAACAACACTGCCGCAGAGCAGAATTCGAGTGCCGTACCCGGTTCGGTCGTGGAACCGCCGGCCGATGCCGGTACGACCACGAGCGCCGAGCCGAGCCGGAGCCAGGTCGGCGCCCCCTCGGCGGGCACCGATCGGTCCGGCGGCACCGCCTCGGCCGATGTCGCGCCCGCTGCCGACGGTGCGGAACAGGGCGCGGCCGACCGCGATACGACGGCGCCTGCCGGAGGGGCGAGCGGCGCCACCGCACACGCCGCCGATGAGGCGCGACCGTCCGACGACCAGGACGTGCCGGATTCCAGGACGGCGACGGGCGGAAGTTCGAGTGCTGCCGCAGCACACCCCGCCGATGATGCGCAACCGGGTGCGCCCGACAGCGCTGCGTCCGTTGCGGCCGACAACGCTGCGTCCGTGTCCGCGACGGCGCCCGCGCAAGGACCGACCGGCGCCACGGCACCTACTGCCGACGATGCGGGACTGATCGGGGCCGACCCCGATGCGGTGGTTTCCGGGGCAGACGGTGACCGTACGACGTCCGCCGCCGACCCGCGTGACCGTGCCGCTCCGGCGGATTCGCGGGAGAGTGCCCACGCCGGTGCCGCCGACGGCCCCGATGCGGTCGAGCGTAGTGATGGCGGTTCGGAGCATCCGGCCGCCGACGCCGGACTAAGCGGAACCGGCACCGCCGGGGACGCGCCCGCATGCGGTTCCGGCGCTGCGGCGACGCCGCCGAGCAGCGCGGGTGATCCGTTGTCGGATGGCACGACCGGTCCGGCTCCGGGCGGCGTGGCCGATACCGAGCACTCGGCGGATACCGCGCAACCGGTCGAATCCGGCCCAGCGCAGGAGGAGGCGGCTGCCTCTGATCCGGCGCAATCGCCCGCGACCGAGGATGCGACGCCCGCATCGGAGCAGATCTCTGCGGGCGCGTCGGGCGCGGACATCCTGCGGGAGATCGAGGCGGCGTGGGCCGATATTCGTGCCAAGGCGCGAGAGTCCAGTGCCGCGCTCAACGCGCTGCTCTCGGGTTCGGCGGGGGCCGTGCGGGTCGAGGACGACACGATCGTGTTCGCCCATCCGCATGCTCCGCTGGCTCAGCGGTTGTCCACTCCGCAGAACGTCGATGCTGTGCGCGCCGCGGTGCATGCCGTCATCGGGCGGCAGTACGGGGTGCGGTGGGAGGTCGGATCGGGCGCTCCCGCCGACGCCGGTGGTGCGGGTAAGGCGTCGGGGCGGCCGCAGGCGCGTGGCGGCGCCGAGCAATCGGGGGGCCGGGGTGTGCGCGGAGATAGCTCCGGGCAGTCGCAGCCGCCGCGATTCGTCCGGCCCAGCCAGAATCAGGCCCAGTCGCCGGACGGCGATACCCGGGGCGGTCAGACCGATACCCGCGGCGCTGCCGTCGATCGCCGGGACAATCCGGCGCAGGGGCAGCGGCGGGAATTCCGTCCGCCGCGCAGCGCTGCCGGAGCCGACCGGAGCGCGCCCGACGACGATATTCCGCCGCCCGACGCACCGGACTATCCGGACGATCCCGGGCCGTCGGACTACTCACCGGTAGGTTACGACGGTGTCCCACCTGCGTTGACGCCGGAAGAAGAGCAGGAGATGCTCGCCGAATCGGCTCGGCCGGTTCCGCCGGAACAGCGCCGCGACCCCGATGAGGTGGCCTTGGAGTTGCTCAGAACTGAGTTGGGCGCCACACGAATGGGCGGTTGA
- a CDS encoding acetyl-CoA C-acetyltransferase — MTTEAYIFEAIRTPRGRNKKGSLHSVKPIDLTTGLVQELRNRFPNLDEDRISDIILGVVSPLGDQGADIARTTVLTAGLPDTVGGVQINRFCASGLEAVNMAAQKVRSGFEDLVIAGGVESMSRVPMGSDGGALFADPATSYDLYIAPQGIGADLIATIEGFSRDDVDAFAARSQELAAAAWSGGYFAKSVVPVKDINGLTVLDHDEHMRPGTTVADLAKLKPSFAGIGEMGGFDAVALQKFHYVEQIDHVHHGGNSSGIVDGAALVLVGTEEAGKASGLTPRARIVATATSGADATIMLTGPTPAAHKALAKAGLSVDDIDLFEINEAFASVALKFQKDLKIPDEKLNVNGGAIAMGHPLGATGAMITGTMVDELERRNARYALVTLCIGGGMGVATIIERV; from the coding sequence ATGACCACAGAGGCCTACATTTTCGAGGCCATCCGCACTCCGCGTGGCCGCAACAAGAAGGGCTCGCTGCACTCGGTCAAGCCGATCGATCTGACGACCGGTCTGGTCCAGGAGCTGCGCAACCGCTTCCCGAACCTCGACGAGGATCGCATCTCCGACATCATCCTCGGCGTCGTTTCGCCGCTGGGTGACCAGGGTGCCGACATCGCCCGCACCACGGTGCTCACCGCGGGCCTGCCCGACACCGTCGGCGGCGTGCAGATCAACCGCTTCTGCGCCTCCGGCCTCGAGGCCGTCAACATGGCCGCGCAGAAGGTCCGCTCGGGCTTCGAGGACCTGGTCATCGCCGGTGGCGTCGAGTCGATGTCGCGCGTGCCGATGGGTTCCGACGGTGGTGCGCTGTTCGCCGACCCGGCCACCAGCTACGACCTCTACATCGCCCCGCAGGGCATCGGTGCCGACCTGATCGCCACCATCGAGGGCTTCTCCCGCGATGATGTCGACGCCTTCGCCGCCCGCTCCCAGGAACTGGCCGCCGCGGCCTGGTCCGGCGGCTACTTCGCCAAGTCCGTGGTCCCGGTCAAGGACATCAACGGCCTGACCGTGCTCGACCACGACGAGCACATGCGTCCCGGCACCACCGTCGCCGATCTGGCCAAGCTCAAGCCGTCCTTCGCCGGAATCGGCGAGATGGGTGGCTTCGACGCCGTCGCGCTGCAGAAGTTCCACTACGTCGAGCAGATCGACCACGTCCACCACGGCGGTAACAGCTCGGGCATCGTCGACGGCGCCGCGCTGGTGCTGGTCGGCACCGAGGAGGCCGGTAAGGCTTCCGGTCTGACCCCGCGCGCCCGCATCGTCGCCACCGCCACCAGCGGCGCCGACGCCACCATCATGCTCACCGGCCCGACCCCGGCCGCGCACAAGGCGCTGGCCAAGGCCGGTCTGTCGGTGGACGACATCGATCTGTTCGAGATCAACGAGGCCTTCGCCTCGGTCGCGCTGAAGTTCCAGAAGGATCTGAAGATCCCGGACGAGAAGCTGAACGTCAACGGCGGCGCCATCGCGATGGGCCACCCGCTGGGCGCCACCGGCGCCATGATCACCGGCACCATGGTCGACGAGCTGGAGCGTCGCAACGCCCGCTACGCCCTGGTGACCCTGTGCATCGGTGGCGGCATGGGTGTGGCCACCATCATCGAGCGCGTCTGA
- a CDS encoding 3-hydroxyacyl-CoA dehydrogenase NAD-binding domain-containing protein gives MTENMIGWEKDADGIVVLTMDDPNQGANTMNELYKSSMHATVERLVAEADDITGVVITSAKKTFFAGGDLKNMMKTTPENAPDIMEELTTIKADLRQLETLGKPVVAAINGAALGGGLEIALATHYRIAADVKGVQVGLPEVSLGLLPAGGGVTRITRMLGIADGLMGVLLQGNKFTAQKAKAKGLVNEVVGSIEELVPAAKAWIKANKDNAEAATQPWDRKGYKIPGGSPSTPALAANLPAFPANLRKQLKGQNMPAPRAIMAAAVEGAQVDFDNASLIESRYFVSLLTGPVAKNMIQAFFFDLQAINNGGSRPKDVPKREIKKVGVLGAGMMGAGIAYVSAKAGFEVVLKDVSQENADRGKDYSVKLEEKALSRGKTTEEKSKALLDRIHPTADPQDLAGVDFVIEAVFENPDLKAKVFGEIEDVVDADALLGSNTSTLPITLLANGVKRAEDFIGIHFFSPVDKMPLVEIIRGEKTSDEALARVYDYTLAIRKTPIVVNDSRGFFTSRVIGTFINEAIMMLEENIDPQTIEQAGLQAGYPAAPLKLSDELNFETMQKIFKETKEAAEKDGLKISESSLASGRVVETMIDKFDRKGKLHGAGFYNYVDGKTAGLWEDLRSTFNSNRELPTGVTLQDLKDRMLFIEAIETQKCFDEGVLTTTADANIGSIFGIGYPAWTGGVHQFIVGYPGGQAGFVARADELAAKFGERFGVPDSLRK, from the coding sequence ATGACAGAGAACATGATCGGCTGGGAAAAGGACGCCGACGGCATCGTCGTGCTGACCATGGACGACCCCAACCAGGGCGCCAACACGATGAACGAGCTCTACAAGAGCTCGATGCACGCAACGGTCGAGCGCCTGGTCGCCGAGGCCGACGACATCACCGGTGTGGTCATCACCTCCGCGAAGAAGACCTTCTTCGCCGGCGGTGACCTCAAGAACATGATGAAGACGACCCCGGAGAACGCTCCGGACATCATGGAAGAGCTCACCACCATCAAGGCGGACCTGCGTCAGCTGGAGACCCTGGGCAAGCCGGTCGTGGCCGCGATCAACGGCGCGGCGCTCGGCGGCGGTCTCGAGATCGCGCTGGCCACGCACTACCGCATCGCCGCCGACGTCAAGGGCGTGCAGGTCGGTCTGCCCGAGGTCTCCCTCGGTCTGCTCCCGGCCGGTGGCGGCGTCACCCGCATCACCCGCATGCTCGGCATCGCCGACGGCCTGATGGGTGTGCTGCTGCAGGGCAACAAGTTCACCGCGCAGAAGGCCAAGGCCAAGGGCCTGGTCAACGAGGTCGTCGGCTCGATCGAGGAACTGGTCCCGGCCGCCAAGGCGTGGATCAAGGCCAACAAGGACAATGCCGAGGCTGCCACCCAGCCGTGGGATCGCAAGGGCTACAAGATCCCGGGCGGCTCGCCGTCCACCCCGGCGCTGGCCGCCAACCTCCCGGCCTTCCCGGCCAACCTGCGCAAGCAGCTCAAGGGCCAGAACATGCCGGCGCCGCGGGCCATCATGGCCGCCGCGGTCGAGGGCGCGCAGGTCGACTTCGACAACGCGTCGCTGATCGAGTCGCGCTACTTCGTCTCGCTGCTGACCGGTCCGGTCGCGAAGAACATGATCCAGGCGTTCTTCTTCGACCTGCAGGCCATCAACAACGGCGGTTCGCGTCCGAAGGACGTGCCCAAGCGCGAGATCAAGAAGGTCGGCGTGCTGGGTGCGGGCATGATGGGCGCGGGTATCGCCTACGTGTCGGCCAAGGCCGGGTTCGAGGTCGTGCTCAAGGACGTTTCCCAGGAGAACGCCGACCGGGGTAAGGACTACTCGGTCAAGCTCGAGGAGAAGGCGCTCTCGCGTGGCAAGACCACCGAGGAGAAGTCCAAGGCGCTGCTGGACCGCATCCACCCGACCGCCGATCCGCAGGATCTGGCCGGTGTGGACTTCGTGATCGAGGCCGTGTTCGAGAACCCCGATCTGAAGGCCAAGGTCTTCGGTGAGATCGAGGACGTCGTCGACGCGGACGCGCTGCTGGGCTCCAACACCTCCACCCTGCCGATCACCCTGCTGGCCAACGGTGTGAAGCGGGCCGAGGACTTCATCGGCATCCACTTCTTCTCCCCGGTCGACAAGATGCCGCTGGTGGAGATCATCCGTGGTGAGAAGACCTCGGACGAGGCGCTGGCCCGGGTGTACGACTACACCCTCGCGATCCGCAAGACCCCGATCGTGGTCAACGACAGCCGCGGCTTCTTCACCTCTCGCGTCATCGGCACGTTCATCAACGAGGCCATCATGATGCTCGAGGAGAACATCGACCCGCAGACCATCGAGCAGGCCGGTCTGCAGGCGGGTTACCCGGCCGCGCCGCTGAAGCTGAGCGACGAGCTCAACTTCGAGACCATGCAGAAGATCTTCAAGGAGACCAAGGAGGCCGCCGAGAAGGACGGCCTCAAGATCTCCGAGTCCTCGCTGGCGTCGGGTCGCGTGGTCGAGACGATGATCGACAAGTTCGACCGCAAGGGCAAGCTGCACGGTGCGGGCTTCTACAACTACGTCGACGGCAAGACCGCCGGCCTGTGGGAGGACCTGCGCAGCACCTTCAATTCCAACCGCGAGCTGCCCACGGGCGTCACGCTGCAGGATCTGAAGGACCGCATGCTGTTCATCGAGGCCATCGAGACCCAGAAGTGCTTCGACGAGGGCGTGCTGACCACCACCGCCGACGCGAACATCGGCTCGATCTTCGGTATCGGCTACCCGGCCTGGACCGGTGGCGTGCACCAGTTCATCGTGGGCTACCCGGGCGGCCAGGCGGGCTTCGTCGCGCGTGCCGACGAGCTGGCCGCGAAGTTCGGTGAGCGCTTCGGAGTGCCGGACTCGCTGCGTAAGTAA